The window AGCCAGTCCGGCCCAGGCCGCTCCAAGGCGGCCTGCCAGCCTAAGCAGGATAGAGGGCGCCCAGAATCCTGGGTCCCTTTGCCCCCGTCACCGACGGCAAATTGCCCGCTTCGCGCCTTGTGAAGCGGTAGCCCAGCCACGCGAACGCCAGCGCTTCGACGTGATTCGGGGCCACGCCCAGGGCGTCGGTTGATTCCACTCTTGTCTTGCCACCCAGCGCTTGCGCCAGTTCGCGCAACAGCGTGCCGTTGTACGCCCCGCCGCCGCACACATACACCGCCTCCACCTCACTGGCCTGCTGATGAATCGCGCGCGCGATGCTCAGGGCGGTCAGCGTGGTCAGGGTCGCCTGTACGTCCGCCGCCGGCATGCTCGGCGCCTGCGCCAGCCGCTGCGCCAGCCAGTCGGCATGGAACAGGTCGCGCCCCGTGCTTTTTGGTGCGGCCAGGCGGAAATAGGGTTCGTCGAGCAAGATGCCGAGCAGGGTCGGATCGACTCGACCGCCGGCGGCCCAGGCGCCGTCGGCGTCATACGCCTTGCCCTGGTGCATGCCGATCCAGTGATCCATCAGCACATTGCCGGGACCGGTATCGAAGCCGCTCACCTTGCCGTCGGCATGCAGCACGCTGATGTTGGCGATGCCGCCGATATTGATCACCACGCGGGTCTGGCCGGCCTGGCCGAAGCACGCCTGGTGGAAGGCCGGCACCAGCGGCGCGCCCTGGCCGCCGGCAGCCACGTCGCGCGCGCGGAAGTCGGCGATG of the Massilia violaceinigra genome contains:
- a CDS encoding anhydro-N-acetylmuramic acid kinase — encoded protein: MTTPSTLYIGLMSGTSMDGVDGVLADFAGGAIRTLQAAFVPFPDALRADLMALQSSGDNEIAREALAAAHLTGCYAECVAALLPGAPGPVQALAAHGQTVRHRPELGYTRQLNHPALLAELTGIDVIADFRARDVAAGGQGAPLVPAFHQACFGQAGQTRVVINIGGIANISVLHADGKVSGFDTGPGNVLMDHWIGMHQGKAYDADGAWAAGGRVDPTLLGILLDEPYFRLAAPKSTGRDLFHADWLAQRLAQAPSMPAADVQATLTTLTALSIARAIHQQASEVEAVYVCGGGAYNGTLLRELAQALGGKTRVESTDALGVAPNHVEALAFAWLGYRFTRREAGNLPSVTGAKGPRILGALYPA